Within bacterium, the genomic segment CCGGACAAAATCCCGATCGATTTTGGCGGTCACCGTTCGTCCGGCATCTCCGCTATGGCCTATGCCCGGCTTAAAAAGGCCCTGGGCGTCACCATGGGGGATATCTATGTCTATGACATGATGCAGCAGCTGGCCATCATTGAGGAGCCGGTGCTGGCAGCCCTCGAGGTCGATACCATAGAACTCGGCCGTGCCTTCTTTCTGGAATCCCGGGACTGGAAAGAGTGGATGCTGCCGGACGGCACTCCCTGCAAGATACCCGCAGCGGCGAATCTTGAGCAGCGCGGGGCGGACTGGTACCTGCTCGCTCCGGACGGCACACCGGTCGGAGTGCAGAAACCGGGCTGCGATTTTTTTGAGCAGATCTACTATCCCTTGCAGGAGAGCGATTTCGAGCACTCCGACTTTTCCGGGATCGGTGCCGCCTCCAGCCGCAGCATGCGCGCCGCGGCACCGGTGCCGGGCTCCCATCTCGGCACGGATGAGAAGGGACTCGCGCTCCTGGCCGATGGCGCCAAGAGGCTGCGCGCATCGACGGACCGGGCTATCCTGGCCAGCTTCGGCGGCAAGCTCATCGAGGGGCCGCAGTCTCTGTACGGCATGGAAAACTATTTGATGTACACCGCCCTCTATCCGAAGGCGGTCCTGAGGCTATCGGAAACACTCTGTGAGGGCTATTGCGCTTCCCTGCGCAAATGGCTCCCGGCGATTGCGCCCTGGATCGACCTCGTTGGCTTTGGTGATGATCTGGGCTCCAACCATGGCCCGCTGATCAGCCCGGATAAATACCGTTTGTATTACAAGCCTTTTCACGCCCGGATGTGGCGGCTGGTCAAGGAATTGGCGCCGCACGTCAAGATCCTCCTCCACTGCTGTGGGGGCATTGAGCCGCTGCTGGAAGATCTCATCGAAGCCGGTCTCGATGCCATCAATCCCGTCCAGATCAGTGCCCGCGATATGCAACTGGATGGTCTGAAACGCCGATACGGCGGCCGGCTCACGTTCTGGGGTGGCGGCTGCGACACGCAAACCATTCTGCCCAAGGGGACACCGGATCAGGTGCGCGCCCATGTCCGCGGCCAGCTCGAAATCATGCAGGGCCACGGCGGCTTTGTCTTTCAGCAGGTCCATAACATCATCGGCCGGGTTCCGGTCGAGAATATCCTGGCGATGTTCGAGACCGTTATCCGCTATCGCTGACCAGTCCACTCAAGTCCGTCGGAATGATCTTCCGCTGCACGTCCATAAGCCCAGAAAGAGCCTTCATGATCCTACGCATGCTCCCCCGGAGTAGTACTACGACGATGCCCACCCTTTTCCGTATGGCCCTGTTTTTTTACTGGTTCCTCCTTTTGATGCCGTCGGCCGCCTGGAGTGCGCCGACAGGGGATCCCGCCAGCCTGGACGAACCGCCGCTGATAAAAAGCGCCATGGAGCTGCTCAATCAGGGCCGACATGACTCTCTGCTCGTCCTCAGCAGCCGGCTGATCACGCACGATCCGGAGAGCCCGATCGGCTATTTTCTAGCCGCGGATGTTTACCAGACCATGATGCGCGATTTTCGGGTAAAGCGATATGCAGCGCAATTCGACAGCCTGATCCGGATCGCTGCCGCCAAGGCTGCCATTCGGCTGGAGCGGATGCCGACCGCGGAAAATCACTTCATCGCCGGAACCGTGAATGGATATTACTGTCTGGCGCTCTTTCAATCCGGTAGTTATCTCAAGGCACTCAAGACGGCCGAGAACAGCATCGAGCTGATGCGAAAGGCGGCCGCTCTGGAGCCCGGATTCGCCGATCCCCTTTTCGCGATTGCCCTCTACGAATACAACAAGAGCAAATTCCTCTTTGGCCTTCTCGGAGGCAATGCCACCGAGGCGGTGGCCAAGCTGCGAGAGGTCGAGCAGAAGGGCCGGTATGTCTCGGCCAATGCCAGTTATGCCCTGCAGGCGATGTACTTTGATCATGGCGAATACGACAGCGCACTGGTCGTGAACGACCAGCTCTACAAACGCTATCCTGAAAATCCCTCCTGCCTCTACAACCGCGCCCGGCTCCTGGAAAAAGAAAACCGGCTGCCCGAAGCCCGCGAGGTGTGGGAGAGCCTGATTGCCATCCTGCAAAAGCGCAAGCCGGCCAGCAACGGCTATCTGGCGGAATGCCATTATCATCTCGCCTGGATTCACCGTCAGCAGCAGGAGGAGGGGGAGGCGCGCAAGCTGCTCCATCAGGCCGCGCGTTTCGCCGCCCGGCGCCGCGGGGAGGAAGAGGTGGACGGCTCTTTCATCAAATTCAAAGAGATTAAAAAAGCAATCAATACGGCCCTGCAGGAGTGGGGCCAGTAGACCCTCCATGAGTGCCGGAATCAATCACGATCGGCGCCGACCTTCCTGCCTTCCAATCCGGTGACCATCGGGAGCGCCACAGCATTCGTTATTAACCGGATCGGGACGGTCTGCAAGAGCCTGCGAACCCTTCTGGCCGTGCTCGTCGCTTTGCAGTTTTCGGCTTTCAGGAACCGGGCCCTGACCATGGAAAAGCGGGCCCGCGACCGGGCGTTTCCGCTGCGATCGCCCAGAGTCGGCGCGCGTTCGGATCCGGAAGGGCCATGTCGAGGAAATCAAGGAGTACCGCTACAACACAGCGGGGAGGACATGGGTCATGGCCCTCCCCGCTGCCGGATCATTCAGGCGAGGGATAGCGGGGGTAACGGACGATGCCCCGGTTGCGTTCCCGATCGAGCTTCCAGAAGTGCAGACCGGCCATGACCCCCATCACCAGGCCGATGATACCCGGAGCGTGAACCAAGCTCTCGACAAGGGTATAGATCGCCGTAAAGAGCCTTCCAGCCAGTGTGACCGCCTGGGCCACACGGTTCCCTGCACCGCCAGCGGCATGCACGAAGACGGCATAGAGACTCAGCATAGCAGCAGCGCCCGCCACACAGGACAGGATAAGCCTTGCCAGGAAACGGCCCAGTACCGCACAACCTGCAAAGACCAGGAGCTTGAGAATCAGTTCATTGTCCATAACCCCTCCTTTCCGGGGGGCGAGCATCTTCCTCTGCCCTGGCTATAGCAACGCCTGTGCCAGACTTTACGCCGGATACCAACATCAATCACAAAATTGAAATTAATATGCTTATGAGTTTCTGACGGAAAAGCGTCGATTCAGAGATAGGGCGGAGTGCGCGCACACTGCGGGAGGAGTGCGCGCACTGTGCAAGGTCAAAGCCGGGGGAATCAGGGCAGTTCGCGGAAATAGAGGGAAATTCTGGGATGCAGTTTGAGCCGGAGTCGCTCTTTCAGGAGTCGCCGTGCCCAGGTGGGACCGACGCCGGCGAGCAGACCGGCCAGCGGCACGTCAATGGTGCCAAACGCATCGATGAAGCTGCTGATCTTCTCCAGGTCATCCGCGCTGGAACGCAGGGCGCTCTGGATCTTGGACACCACCGCTTCGGGGGTATGCTCAAAGCGGCCGATACGCTGATATTTATGGATGAAATCCTCGACCTCTTTGAGAGTATGCGGGCGATCCTTGTCGGCCTGGATTTTGGGATCGGAAGCGAGGGCCTCCTGCGGAATTTCGAGTATGGACTGGTCTCGCGCCGAAAAAGCGGCATTGCTGATCAAATTGCGTAGCTGGCGGACATTGCCAGGGAAATCGAACGCCAGCAGCGCCTCCAGCGAATTCCTGCTGATCCCGGTAAAGGAGGCGGGTATCAATCCCGAGGCCGCGAAATGACTGATCAGCATGAGGAGATTCGCGGGCTCTTCCTCGATCATCCGCCGCAGGGGAATGGTGGCGATGGTGATCGCCGCCAGCCGGTAGTAGAGATCCTGGCGGAATTCCTTGAGGCGGATCTTCTCTTCCAGATCGGCATTGGTCGCAGCCAGGATCTGCACCTGCACGTGGATGGACTTGCTGCTGCCGAGGGGGGTGATGCGGGCATCTTCGAGCACGCGCAAAAATTTGGACTGCAGCTCGAGCGACATGTTTGAAATTTCATCGAGAAAGAGGGTGCCGCCATGGGCGCACTCGAACAACCCCTTGCGTTCTTCCGTTGCGCTGGTGAAAGCTCCGCGCACGTGCCCAAAGAGGGCATCCTCGATCAGTTCGCGGCTGAAGGCGCCGCAATCCTGGGTGATAAAACGATCCTGGGCCCAGCCGCTACGGCGGTGGATAGCTTTGGCGACCAGATCCTTGCCCGTCCCGCTCTCCCCCTGAATGAGGATGGGAACCGATGAGGTCAATGCTGCCGCTTCAATCAAGGCGCGAAGTTTGGCCATGGCCGGCCCGGTACCTACAAGGTCGCAGCCGCGCTCGAGTGCATCGGCCGCAAGCCAGGGCACGACCTTGCCCGTCCGGAGGATGACCGGCGCTCGTTCCGCCCGTGGACTGGCTTCCATGCTGCCCTCGCGTTTCTCTTCCAATAGGGCGTAGCGCAGCGCCATGCTGATTTGCGACGTCCAGGTCTCGACAAAACTCTGGTCGATCAGCAGTTCGTCAAAGGCATTCACCTTTTGCGATACCAGTTCCAGCACCCCCAGACTGCGGCTTTTATCCCCGAGCAAGATGGCGAGGTAGCTGTAAAAGCGCGGCCGGCTGCGAAAGCGCTCGAATTTCTCCACCACCCTGCGATCATAATAGTGCGGCTGATACTCTTCAATATCCGGGATGTACATGAAGAAATCGTTGGTATGTAGCAAATGGTTTTTGAACTCCAGTAAAAAAAGATTCTCTGCATCGATACGGTCGCCCGGGACCGCGAAACGCTCCATTTCTTCCGCGGTATATCCGAGAAATAGATGAGCGTACTTTTCGACACCGCCTTCGAGGATGTCGATTTCGATCGGCTCCTTGAAGAGATCGCCGGGGATGATCTTGGCCTTCTCGACTCCGTATATGGATTGCAGCATAGCGAGAATCGTCCGGACGACCGAGGTCGGCGACATGTAAACCGCATCGCTCAGCCACTTGACCGCTTGCACCATGCGAGTGTGCTCTTCGGCGAGACGGACGCGGAAAAAGAGCAGCGCCAGCATGCTGGCCAGGGTCCGGAAAAAATGGAGGTAGCCGATCCCCATGAAGCGGTCCCAGTTGTTCTGGGCGACCTCGACATCGATGACCCCGAGCACGATGTTTTTAAATTCGATGACGAAGATATAGTTGGCGTAGACTTTCTCCTCGCGCACCTTGATGTAATAGCTGGAGAGTTTGCGGTAGCCGGCATGATTCAGGTAACTGGGATGCTTGCGAACATCGACGAAGCGGGAGCGGGTTTCATCCACATAAACCGTCGGCTCGGGATCGGAGGAATTCTGGGGCTCCTCCACCGGGGCGAGAAAAACATTCCTTTTGGTGCGCACAGCAAGACCGGCGAGGCCTTCGGTCACCGGCAGTTCCCTGAATTGCAGGCTCGCCTTCTCATCCCAGCCGCGCGGATGCGGAAAGCGCAGCACCTTTTCGCCATCGACGTCCTTGGTCAGATAGCCGATTGCCACCGTGTCGATCTGGGTGGTCTCGGCGATCATCTGGGTCAGATCGAGGAGAAACTGTCCGAGGTCGGCAAAATTCCGGGCCTCCATGCGATCAGCGCCCTCGAACATCGATTTGATCGTTTGCAGGAAGCGGGTTTGTTCAACGGTCAACGAATAGATGAAGGAATTGTGAATGCGCTCGGCCAGAAAATCAGCAAAATCGCTGAGGATGATCCGGTCCAGTTCGGTCAGGCGGGTTTTGCTACGGTAGGAGGCCTTGATATATCCGATCAGATTGCCCTCATGCACCAGCGGCATATAGTGGAGAGACTGTTCGTGCACCTCATCCTCGCAGCCGCGCAGGCTGAATCCGCGTTCTCCGGTCTCCAGGCAGAGATACTCGTTACTGCCAGGCTTGACCTGATGGAAGGTCAGTCCCTTCTTGGCTTTTTTTGAATCCTCCCGCCACTGCGCGAGCGCCAGGGCGAGCAAGCCCTCGCTCTCCTCGATCCATAGACCGGTTGCCTTGCTGCGACGTTTGGCGAGCCGCGCCTTGCCCTTGAGATACTCGGTCACCACCTCGTAATTCTGAACCCCGGCGCGCGCCGGATCGTTATTGAGATCGGTGATAGCGCGTTTCAACACCAAAGCCACCGAGTAATCGCACCCCATGGCGGCCTGCAGCGCGGTCAGGGATTTCTGAATGACCTTTTTAATCTGATTGCTTTCAAATCGGTTGGCGGCCGCCAGCTGTTCGCGCACCTTGTTCAACCTCTGCCGGATGATGGATTCGGCGAGCAGACGAGCGAAGCGCTTGATGATCCGGTCATAATCGGTGAAGCGCTTGCCGCAGTTGAACCAGAAGAGGAGGTGGCCGAGCCGAGAATCGATTCTCTCTCCGGAGGCTACGGGGACGATCAGGAGATACTGCACCGGGCCTTCCAGGCCGCAGGCCCTATCATCCCCCGGTTGCAGCTTCAGCATAAGCGGCGATTTCCGACGGTGGTTGCACTGGTGGAGAATGGCATCAACGGCCAGCCCGGGTTTGCTGCCCTTGGACTGAAAATAATGGAGCTGCCGTTTGGCGTAGGGCTGCCGGGATATCAGAAGGGAGGCCTGGGCGAGTTCAATCTGTTCAGCCAGCAGGACGCAGAATCTTTTAAGATAGCGCGAGGGATCGTAATCGATTTCAAAGAGATGGGTCAGCAGGAGGTCCAGCTGTACAAGATTGAGCCGGCGCAGCAGCTTTTCATTGCCAGGCGCAATCTGCTCAAGTTGCTCCCGGATCGCTTGCATGCGAAATTCTGTGGAATGGAGCATCAAGTCCCCGTCGTTCTTGGCACCATTTTGGGTACAAACGGAAGGATGAGCATAGTCTCCTCTGGGAAGAAGTAATATAGTAGGAAATATGGGGATAAAATTCAAGAATTTTCTGGGTGAAATGACGAAAAAGCGCCTGCCGGAGCCAGGCGCCTTTTCTTGTTGATTCGTGTCCAACCGATCGGGGCATGCAGAGGGGAGATTCGGGCTTCCACCGGATCGGCCGGGAGGGGAATTTTCGCTTGAATTTCAGAGGGCGGTTGGCTACATTGCTGCGAACGAAAAGGTTCCGGCGGGATGAGGTTTGATCTCGTCCCGGCGAGACCTGTATCCCTACAGCGGAATGGTTTCTGTACAGGACGGAGTGCCTATGAAAAGAGCGCAAAAGCTCGCGATGGTCGTTTTGAATATCGTACTCTCCCTTCCTCTGACCGCCCAGGTGATGCCCTTTGTCTACGAGGTGGAGAATACGGGTGCGGAAGCGCCGCTCCCCTATTTTGGAGCTCTCGGTGATCTTCCGGTCTTGGAGAGCTTGCCGGATCCCTTCGCCTGGGCGGATGGCTGCGGCCGCATTGCTCACCGGGCGGACTGGGCCTGGCGCCGCTCCGAAATCAGCGCAATGCTGCAGCATTACCAGCTTGGGGACAAGCCGCCGGCCCCGGCCGGGCTTCAGGCCGCGCTAGACGGCTGCCGTCTTACCGTGACGGTGGAAGAAAGCGGCAAATCCCTGACCCTGACGGCGGTGATCACCCTACCGGGCTGCGGCGCCCCGCCCTATCCGGCTGTGATCGGCGTCGGGCGTGGCAGCGGCAGCCTGCCGGCCGACCTCTTCACCAGCCGATGTGTCGCCACCATCAGCTACAATTTCATGGAAGTAGCGCCGTGGACTCAGAGCGGCCGGGGTCAGGGGGGCTTTTATACGCTCTATCCGGATGCCCGGGTGGGCTATTTCACCGCCTGGGCCTGGGGGATCAGCCGCCTCATCGACGGTCTGGAACGGGTCGCGGGGGATCAGATCGACACCCATCATCTTGCTGTGACCGGTTGTTCCTTCGCCGGCAAGATCGCCCTTTATGCAGGGGCGCTGGATGAACGCATCGCCCTCACCCTGGCCCAGGAACCGGGTGGAGGCGGCGATGCCGCCTGGCGCGTCACTGAAACACTCAATGGCAGCCGCGAGACCTTGCGCAACGCCCAGAGCTACGGCTGGTACGCTCAGGATCTGACCCAGTTCGACAATGCCGTGACCCGGCTGCCCATCGATCAGCATGAGGTGATGGCCCTGATCGCTCCCCGGGCTTTGCTGCTGCTGGGCAATCCCGACATGGAATGGCTGGCGGAGGAGTCCGGTTACGTCAGCTGCATGGCTGCCCGCGAAGTGTGGAAGGCCCTTGGTGTGCCGGAGCGTTTTGGTTTTTCCAAGGTGGGCGGGCATGATCACTGTAATCTCCCCGACAACCAGCGCCCCGAGGTGGGCGCCTTCATCGACCGCTTCCTGCTCGGCAAGGAGGATACCGCGACTGATTTTACGATCCAGCCCGGTTATACCACCGACCTTTCCAGATGGATCCGCTGGAGCACTCCGGTACTGGGTAATGGCGCCTCCTTCTCCGGCAGGGCTGCGCTGATCGAGCCGCCCGACCAGCAGACCGATCTGGGGTCCGCGGTCACCTGCCGGTGGCACCGGGTGCAAGGGGCGGCGCGCTATTTTTTCGAGATGGCGATCGATCCGCTCTTTGCCCGCATCGCCGTTCGCGATTCCACCACGGATTCGCTCCTGGTTCTGACCGGTTTGCCCAAAGGAAAGCAGTACTACTGGCGGGTCCGGGTGAAGGACAGCGCGGGATCCACCGGACCCTGGAGTAAACCGTGGCATTTCATCACCTATGTCCCCATGCCGAGAGAGACGCAGTTGGTGGCGGCCACGCCTTTGCCCAACTGTGCCGATTATATCAACCTGAGATGGCGCCACGCGGAAAATGCCAGCGGCTATGCAGAATGTGGTTTCGAGGACCTATCTCTGCCGGCTACAATCGGGAGAGCAGGTACTAACCCGAAAAAGAATCAAGATGCAGTGATCATTGGTCCATACTTAAACAATTTGCAAAAAATTATCTTTGGGACCGGGAGATAAGTACCTCATCTTCTATCGCTTGTGTTCCGGTTCTGATGCTGCGGATCGCGTGCCGGAGGGCCTCCCCGCGACAGCGCTATTTTAACCGTTCGAAATATGGCAGATCATCCAGTCCGGCCTGGACTGCCAGGCGCTTCGGCCCGGAAATGATCTTGCCGTTGAAGCTCTTCCAGCGTCCCCTGGGGATCACCACCATTCTGCTCAAGGCTCCTTTGTTTAAAACCGGCGCCACCAGCAGCCGATCGCCGAGCAGGAACTGGTCGGTGATCGTTGCATAGCCCTGGCCGGGATAGGCATATTCGAGGGGTCTCATGATCGGCTCGCCGGTTGCGACCGCCTGGATGGCCAATTCCAGAATATACCCGCTGAATCGTTCCCGGGTCGCCACCGCTTTTTGGACCGCGGCGAAATGCCGCTCATCCAGAACCCGCCAGGGGGCCACCGAGAATTGCATCATCGGCATCAACGCATGGCATTGTGCTGAACGGACGATCGATTCCTGATCCAGAATGGCATCATCCAGAAAGGAGGTGAATTCACCGCCGCCGATCATATCCGGGCAGGAAAAATAATAGCCCATCAATCCGGCGGTCAGCATGTTCGGGATCAAGAGCTGCAGATCGCCAAAACCATGCTGCTTGTCCCGGAGCCGCTCCGCCAGCGGCTGGCCGCCCATCTTCCACATGGCCCGGTATTCATTCAGGGGGTAAGCCAGGCCGATCCTGCCGAACAGCTCCGAGTGCTCCTCCGGCCGGGCATCCGTTTTATAGGCATGCACACCCTGATAGTACTCGAAATCCCCGGCGTCGAGTTTGAACCCGTCGACCCCATACACCTTCATCAGCCGGTCCAGTTGTGACTTGAACCATTCAAAGGCCCGCGGATGAGTCAGATCCAGCAGGGCACTGGCCCCGTTCCACCAGCGCACGATCGCCGGCTCTCCGCTTCCATTCGTGACGAGATACTTTTTGTCTTCGAGATCCCTGTAGACATCGCAGTCGGGGCTGACAAAGGGGCAGACCCAGACCATCACCTTGAAGCCCATTGCATGCAATTGCTCGATCATCTTTTCGGGCTCGGGGAAACGGCCCGGGTGGAAATTCCACTTACCATAATCCTCTTGCCAGTTGTCATCGATCATCAGCACACCCGGTGGAAAGCCGTGGGCGAGGATGTTCTCCGCATAGACGAGGATATCCTTCTGGTTTTGATTGTACATCAGTTCGATCCAGGTATTGTATTGGGGCCGTCTGAACAGGAGCGAGTCGGGCATCTCGCCGGAAGGCGGAAAATATCTCTGGCTGGCATAGCGGTAAGCCCCCTGGAGGGTGCCATGCCCTTTGGAGTACTCGACCGGGCCTGCTATTTTCAGTTGGCCCCGGGAAAAATCGATCTTGAAGGGGTGGTCGGACCAGATCACCTCGCCCTTACTGGAAAGCATCAGCGGCTGCACCTGGTTGCCGTAGTTGCTGTTCAGATCCGCCTGCCAAGGCGCGGTCAGCGGCATTCGGTAGCCTTGATTGATCACGCCGGCCCACCAGTAGGTATCGATTCCCACGTCAATGCAAAGCATCTCCTGCTGGGCGTAGGCTGTAGACAGCCATAGGGCAGAGATCAGGAGGAGAAGCCAAATCGACGGTGTGCAGGCCTTTCGTTTTCTATTCATCATGATCTCTCTCCTAAAAAGTGGATTACTGCCCTACATGATCAATATCCGCCGCGGTGGGCGGAGATCGATTCCGAAAGCGGACCGGGTTCTTGCCGGGCAGGGCCATTCACAGATTCGCTTCAATATAGCCTTTTACTGTTTTGTGATCAAGCTCTTTGTGCCGAAATGTGTACGGCCATGGAGGCCAGGACGGATCGGTTTGATCGATGCCTGCTGCTGGAAAGTAAGCGGCGTCCAGGCTATTGTGAAAAATTACCTTGCCCGGTATCCCAAAGATACTGTATCTTTGGACAAGGACCGTTCATTGAATACGCATAAAATTGAGGTGATCTATGAAACGCCGTGAATTTTTGACCGCCTCGATGAAAGGAACAGCCGCCATGGCTTTTTTGCCGCATTTTTTAAACTGCGCTCCTGCGGGAATGCCGAAACGCGAGCTCGGCCGCACCGGTGAAAAGCTCTCGATCCTGGGATTCGGCGGAATCCTGGTGATGGATGAAGAGCAGCGCACCGCCAATGAGATGGTAGCGCGGGCCTTCGATCACGGCATTACCTATTTCGATGTCGCGCCCAGCTATGGCAACGCCGAAGAACGGCTGGGTCCTGCCCTGGCGCCCTGCCGCAGCCGCTGTTTTCTCGCCTGCAAGACCATGATGCGCACAGCGGCTGAAGCCCGGAACGAGCTGGAACACTCGCTCAAGACTCTACAGACGGATCACTTTGACCTCTATCAGCTGCACGCCTTGACCACCGATGCGGATATTGAGACTGCCTTTGGACCGGGCGGGGCCATGGAGACTTTTCTCAAGGCCCGGGAGGAGGGCAAGGTCCGCTTTCTCGGATTCTCCGCGCATTCCGAGAGCGCGGCACTGGCGGCCATGGAACGCTTCGCGTTTGACACCATTCTCTTCCCCGTCAATTTCGTCAACTGGTTTGCAGGGCATTTTGGGCCGCGTGTGCTGCCGGTCGCCCGCGAAAAAAAGATGGGCATCCTGGCCCTGAAGGGCCTGGCGCATCGGGCCAAAAAGGAGGGGGAGACCAGCCGCTATCGCAAGAGCTGGTATCACCCGATCCCTGCAGAAGAGGAAGAGATGGCGCGGCTGGCGCTCAATTGGACCTATGGTCAGGGGGTCACGGCCGCCATCCCGCCCGGCGAGCCGGCCCTGTGGGACCGCGCTTTCCGCATCGCTGCGAACCCGCGCCCGCTGAGCGCAGATGAGCTGCACCGGCTGGAGGAGCTGGCCAGGGGAGTGGAGCCGGTCTTTCACGCTTGATCATCGGAAACCGGCCCCGCCTGTACATGTTTAAGTGTGAAGCGGCAGGAGTTGTTCCGGCGTCTACGGGCGGAGTTGATGTGCCGGAGCGTGTTATCGGATCCGCTGCATGGCGAGGGAGGGCCATTGACCGGTTTTTATTGTCCGCCCGAAATGCTTCACAGCCTGCGCAATGCCGGCGCTATACCCTCAAATACCCGGTGATCAAAAAGTATCCGGCGGAATTGAAATAGCCACCGCCGCAATGCCGGCGCGCCATTTCCGTCTGCCGGGCCAGTATTTCCGGCACCACGCCGGTACGCATGATCGCGCTCCTGGCTTGACGCACTTGTGGTTCGTCCTCCTTGCGGCCAAGCAGGTTGATCAAGGTGAGATAACGGACCGAGGGATTGCTCTCTTCGAGCAGCCATGCGAGGATCTCCTGACGCACGAATTCTCTACTGCCCTGTATCATCGCGGCTTTGCTCATCAGGTCCATCTCCTTTTCTCCCGCGGTGGATGCGCTGGATAGAGTGGATACTGGATTGAGAGTACATGTGCTGTGGCTAGTTCTATGTTACGAATCGGCGGGGATGGATGCAAGCGCAAACTGAAAAAGATTTGCAAACGCCACGGTGGGGCGGTCGAGATTTTTATAAAAATATTCAAAAAGATTATTGCGCAAAGTTCGATAATTCCTTAGATTGAATCATGGCAGCAACGGTGAGCCACCTGGCCCCTGGTCTCGCGGGTAAGCCGGGCGTGGCTCTGGATGGGGGTACATTCTGCCATATCTTTCCCGGGGATCCCTTGTACCCTGCCCGCATCCTGAACTGCTCTTTTGTCTCGCAGCGATTCGATTGTGGTTGAATGGGTTGTACGTGTGCAGCTTCTGGCCGGCCTTGCTCCATTGGTATCGGGCTGGTCCAAAGGGCACGGAAGCCACTGCCGTTCCGTGCTGAAGCTTCGGGCGATATGCACACCGCAAGGGTCACAGATGGTGACCTGATGGGCGCGAGTCTCCCTTGCAGCCGGGCTTGAGAGCGAACAGCATATCAGAAGGAGGCACGATATGCGCAGCAGCATGCTGTTTGTGGCCCTAGGGCTTGTACTGCTCACACTCACCTGCTCCAAAGAACAGGGCTATGCACCGCTGGCACCATCGGATCAGGATGGGGTCATGGCCGATGCCTCGATACAGGCCTTCGCCCGGACGCTGGCTGAGCAAGCGGGGTGGCCGGTGGAGGCATCGGGAGAGGAATTGGCGGAGGCCGGCCTCGCTTTGGCGAAGGGAGGCGTCGCACCTCTTATGGATTTTGAACGCACCCTCATCGCCAATGACATTGCTCATTACAGTGTACGCCTGAGAGTCGGGCCGGGGACGTATGATGTCATCGGATTACACCGCGTCGTGCGGGAGAAGCGGCCCTATCAGCCCCTCAAAACCCGAAAGAGCATCTTTTTTCAGCACGGCTCGAGCAAAACTTTCGCCGGCATGTGGCTCCCGGGTCTGGCCTCCCCCTCCACACCCGATGATTTTGGCATGGGGGTCTTCCTGGCGCGCCATGATATCGATGTTTGGGGCATCGATCAGGCCTGGGCCCTGGTCCCGGCCTCGGAGA encodes:
- a CDS encoding glycoside hydrolase family 31 protein; its protein translation is MNRKRKACTPSIWLLLLISALWLSTAYAQQEMLCIDVGIDTYWWAGVINQGYRMPLTAPWQADLNSNYGNQVQPLMLSSKGEVIWSDHPFKIDFSRGQLKIAGPVEYSKGHGTLQGAYRYASQRYFPPSGEMPDSLLFRRPQYNTWIELMYNQNQKDILVYAENILAHGFPPGVLMIDDNWQEDYGKWNFHPGRFPEPEKMIEQLHAMGFKVMVWVCPFVSPDCDVYRDLEDKKYLVTNGSGEPAIVRWWNGASALLDLTHPRAFEWFKSQLDRLMKVYGVDGFKLDAGDFEYYQGVHAYKTDARPEEHSELFGRIGLAYPLNEYRAMWKMGGQPLAERLRDKQHGFGDLQLLIPNMLTAGLMGYYFSCPDMIGGGEFTSFLDDAILDQESIVRSAQCHALMPMMQFSVAPWRVLDERHFAAVQKAVATRERFSGYILELAIQAVATGEPIMRPLEYAYPGQGYATITDQFLLGDRLLVAPVLNKGALSRMVVIPRGRWKSFNGKIISGPKRLAVQAGLDDLPYFERLK
- a CDS encoding aldo/keto reductase is translated as MPKRELGRTGEKLSILGFGGILVMDEEQRTANEMVARAFDHGITYFDVAPSYGNAEERLGPALAPCRSRCFLACKTMMRTAAEARNELEHSLKTLQTDHFDLYQLHALTTDADIETAFGPGGAMETFLKAREEGKVRFLGFSAHSESAALAAMERFAFDTILFPVNFVNWFAGHFGPRVLPVAREKKMGILALKGLAHRAKKEGETSRYRKSWYHPIPAEEEEMARLALNWTYGQGVTAAIPPGEPALWDRAFRIAANPRPLSADELHRLEELARGVEPVFHA
- a CDS encoding uroporphyrinogen decarboxylase family protein; translation: MNSRERVQSALDFKNPDKIPIDFGGHRSSGISAMAYARLKKALGVTMGDIYVYDMMQQLAIIEEPVLAALEVDTIELGRAFFLESRDWKEWMLPDGTPCKIPAAANLEQRGADWYLLAPDGTPVGVQKPGCDFFEQIYYPLQESDFEHSDFSGIGAASSRSMRAAAPVPGSHLGTDEKGLALLADGAKRLRASTDRAILASFGGKLIEGPQSLYGMENYLMYTALYPKAVLRLSETLCEGYCASLRKWLPAIAPWIDLVGFGDDLGSNHGPLISPDKYRLYYKPFHARMWRLVKELAPHVKILLHCCGGIEPLLEDLIEAGLDAINPVQISARDMQLDGLKRRYGGRLTFWGGGCDTQTILPKGTPDQVRAHVRGQLEIMQGHGGFVFQQVHNIIGRVPVENILAMFETVIRYR
- a CDS encoding sigma 54-interacting transcriptional regulator — encoded protein: MLHSTEFRMQAIREQLEQIAPGNEKLLRRLNLVQLDLLLTHLFEIDYDPSRYLKRFCVLLAEQIELAQASLLISRQPYAKRQLHYFQSKGSKPGLAVDAILHQCNHRRKSPLMLKLQPGDDRACGLEGPVQYLLIVPVASGERIDSRLGHLLFWFNCGKRFTDYDRIIKRFARLLAESIIRQRLNKVREQLAAANRFESNQIKKVIQKSLTALQAAMGCDYSVALVLKRAITDLNNDPARAGVQNYEVVTEYLKGKARLAKRRSKATGLWIEESEGLLALALAQWREDSKKAKKGLTFHQVKPGSNEYLCLETGERGFSLRGCEDEVHEQSLHYMPLVHEGNLIGYIKASYRSKTRLTELDRIILSDFADFLAERIHNSFIYSLTVEQTRFLQTIKSMFEGADRMEARNFADLGQFLLDLTQMIAETTQIDTVAIGYLTKDVDGEKVLRFPHPRGWDEKASLQFRELPVTEGLAGLAVRTKRNVFLAPVEEPQNSSDPEPTVYVDETRSRFVDVRKHPSYLNHAGYRKLSSYYIKVREEKVYANYIFVIEFKNIVLGVIDVEVAQNNWDRFMGIGYLHFFRTLASMLALLFFRVRLAEEHTRMVQAVKWLSDAVYMSPTSVVRTILAMLQSIYGVEKAKIIPGDLFKEPIEIDILEGGVEKYAHLFLGYTAEEMERFAVPGDRIDAENLFLLEFKNHLLHTNDFFMYIPDIEEYQPHYYDRRVVEKFERFRSRPRFYSYLAILLGDKSRSLGVLELVSQKVNAFDELLIDQSFVETWTSQISMALRYALLEEKREGSMEASPRAERAPVILRTGKVVPWLAADALERGCDLVGTGPAMAKLRALIEAAALTSSVPILIQGESGTGKDLVAKAIHRRSGWAQDRFITQDCGAFSRELIEDALFGHVRGAFTSATEERKGLFECAHGGTLFLDEISNMSLELQSKFLRVLEDARITPLGSSKSIHVQVQILAATNADLEEKIRLKEFRQDLYYRLAAITIATIPLRRMIEEEPANLLMLISHFAASGLIPASFTGISRNSLEALLAFDFPGNVRQLRNLISNAAFSARDQSILEIPQEALASDPKIQADKDRPHTLKEVEDFIHKYQRIGRFEHTPEAVVSKIQSALRSSADDLEKISSFIDAFGTIDVPLAGLLAGVGPTWARRLLKERLRLKLHPRISLYFRELP